TATTCTGCGCAATCACAAACCCGCTGGCCCAGGCCCATTGAAAATTGTAGCCGCCAAGCCAGCCGGTTACATCTACGCATTCGCCGCCGAAGAACAGGCCGGGGACTTTTTTTGCTTCAAGGGTTTTAGACGATAGTTCATCGGTTGATACGCCGCCGCGCATTACTTCGGCTTTGTCGTAGCCTTTATCGCCGGCGGGTTTTACTTTAAAACCGTGGATTAATTGACTAATATCTTCAATCTCGGTTTTGGTGAGCGATGCCAGGTTTTTCTCTACAGGCAACCTATCGCTCAGCGCCTCGGCAAATTTGCGGGTATACAGGCCGGCCAGGTAGGTCAGCAGCATTTTTTTGCCGTTGGTTTCTTTTTCCTGCTGAATCATGTCGGCAATGTTTTGATTGGGGAGCAGGTCGATGTAGATGGTTTCGCCAGGTTTCCAGTACGAGGAGATCTGCAATATGGCCGGGCCGCTTAATCCCCAGTGGGTAAACAATATGTTTTCTTCAAAACTTATCCTGTCGTTCCAAACGCGGCAAAAAATGCTGTTGCCGCTTAGCTGCTCAAACCAGGGCTGATCCTTGCCGGTAATGGTAAGCGGCACCAGGGCGGGGGCGGTATCGGCTATTTTTAAATCGAACTGGCGGGCAGTGCGCAATCCAAAATCGGTAGCGCCCATTTTGGGGATCGGCAAACCGCCGGCGGCTATAACCACGCTTGGCGCGCTTACAAATTCCTGCCTGCCATTAACCTCAACCCTAACGGTAAAACCATCACCGGTTTTTTCAACCATCTTCACCTCGGCATTGCACCAGATATCCTGTTCCATATCGGCACACAGATTGGTGAACACTTCAACTATATCTTTTGCTTTATCACTTTCGGGAAATAGCTGGCCCAAAGTTTTTTCTTTACCTGTTATGCCGTAGGTTTCAAAAAAACTGATGGTATCGTCCACCGTCCATTGCGAAAATGCTGATTTACAAAAGTGTGGATTTTGCGATATAAATTGTTGGTCGGTAGCGTACAGGTTGGTGTAATTACAGCGGCCGCCACCACTTATCAGGATCTTGGCTCCTACACGGTCGGCTTTTTCCAGCACAAGGGTACGCTTGCCTAAAAAGCCGGCCTGCACCGCGCACATGAGGCCGCAGGCGCCACCGCCAATAATTATTGCGTCAAAATCTGTTTGTTTTGTTAATTTTGTTGTCATGACCGAGGTTTCGCAAATATCAGAATTTGGAAAGATACTCATCTTTCTTATCACCGGGATAATAATGGTGTGCGTGATATTTTTTTTCAACCGGCTACTGGCCCCCAGCAACCCCAATTACGAGAAGCTAACTTCCTATGAATGTGGCGAAGAACCTACCGGCAATGCCTGGCTGCCCTTCAATTCGCGTTTTTACGTTATCGCTTTAATATTTTTATTGTTCGATGTCGAGATGGTGTTTGTGTTCCCCTGGGCTACCGTTTTTGGCAACCACGAGCTGATTGCTGCCGATAACCGCTGGGGATGGTTCTCGTTAGCCGAAATGTTTATCTTTTTAGGCATCCTGGTATTAGGCCTGGTGTACGTTTGGGCCAAAGGCGATTTGGAATGGATAAAAGCCAAACCAACCGTGCCAACAACCGATGTAAACATCCCGCTGTCGTTTTACCAACAGCTGAACCTGGAGCAAGGCAAATTTGTTGTAAAACCATTTAGCATGACCAACGAAGCGGCTGCACCGGAACCCGTTGCTCCCGAAGTAACTGCCGAGGCGGCCCCGGTACGCAAGCCCATGTTTAAACCCACCTTTAAAAAGCCCACAAATGAGTAGCGATATAACCAGTGAAGACGGCGGTGTAGTGATCACCAAAATGAACGACCTGCTTAACTGGGCGCGTTTATCATCCCTGTGGCCCCTAAGCTTTGGGATAGCCTGCTGCGCTATTGAAATGATGGGTTCCATGGCATCTACGTATGATCTTGACCGTTTTGGCGTATTCCCCCGCCCATCAGCCCGCCAGGCCGATGTTATTATTATAGCCGGCACCGTTACCTTTAAAATGGCCGAACGCATCAAGCGCCTGTACGAGCAAATGCCCGAGCCCAAATACGTAATCAGCATGGGCTCATGCTCCAACTGCGGCGGCCCCTACTGGCAGCACGGCTACCACGTGGTAAAGGGAGTTGACAGAGTGATCCCGGTTGATGTATACGTACAAGGCTGCCCACCCCGCCCCGAAGCATTGATTGGTGCAATTTTGGAATTGCAGAAGAAGATTGAAGGGGAAAGGTTGATTGGGGCGTAACGGATAAACGATAGCGTTGTTCACGCGAACGTCAATCAATTTATATAATAAAATGTCGGTGAGCGAGGCGGGAGGTGCCTGGTGGCGAAGAGAAACTACGTCTTGAGCGTAGCGAAAAATCTTACACGCCCAGTAATTCAATGAGCTTATCAGATTGCAGAGCGT
The genomic region above belongs to Mucilaginibacter sp. KACC 22773 and contains:
- a CDS encoding NADH-quinone oxidoreductase subunit A; translated protein: MTEVSQISEFGKILIFLITGIIMVCVIFFFNRLLAPSNPNYEKLTSYECGEEPTGNAWLPFNSRFYVIALIFLLFDVEMVFVFPWATVFGNHELIAADNRWGWFSLAEMFIFLGILVLGLVYVWAKGDLEWIKAKPTVPTTDVNIPLSFYQQLNLEQGKFVVKPFSMTNEAAAPEPVAPEVTAEAAPVRKPMFKPTFKKPTNE
- a CDS encoding NAD(P)/FAD-dependent oxidoreductase; this translates as MTTKLTKQTDFDAIIIGGGACGLMCAVQAGFLGKRTLVLEKADRVGAKILISGGGRCNYTNLYATDQQFISQNPHFCKSAFSQWTVDDTISFFETYGITGKEKTLGQLFPESDKAKDIVEVFTNLCADMEQDIWCNAEVKMVEKTGDGFTVRVEVNGRQEFVSAPSVVIAAGGLPIPKMGATDFGLRTARQFDLKIADTAPALVPLTITGKDQPWFEQLSGNSIFCRVWNDRISFEENILFTHWGLSGPAILQISSYWKPGETIYIDLLPNQNIADMIQQEKETNGKKMLLTYLAGLYTRKFAEALSDRLPVEKNLASLTKTEIEDISQLIHGFKVKPAGDKGYDKAEVMRGGVSTDELSSKTLEAKKVPGLFFGGECVDVTGWLGGYNFQWAWASGFVIAQNI
- a CDS encoding NADH-quinone oxidoreductase subunit B, which gives rise to MSSDITSEDGGVVITKMNDLLNWARLSSLWPLSFGIACCAIEMMGSMASTYDLDRFGVFPRPSARQADVIIIAGTVTFKMAERIKRLYEQMPEPKYVISMGSCSNCGGPYWQHGYHVVKGVDRVIPVDVYVQGCPPRPEALIGAILELQKKIEGERLIGA